The following coding sequences are from one Chanos chanos chromosome 12, fChaCha1.1, whole genome shotgun sequence window:
- the tnxbb gene encoding LOW QUALITY PROTEIN: tenascin (The sequence of the model RefSeq protein was modified relative to this genomic sequence to represent the inferred CDS: substituted 1 base at 1 genomic stop codon), with product MLLLWPLLLFLPSPAHLLQDGTESLQIRNQRVSRDTKSQPIKVLISEPCTQGDSADPTQGKEVDLDPGSPLVLTHRIRLVPGSGAGCAGCEAEFAALRERLERLEREVSALREKCGGSEGGCCSPQQSQGAGCTTVRPETDDCPDECSDQGRCVDGKCVCFPGFSGPDCSISSCPSNCNNKGKCVNGQCVCDPGYTGPDCSANACPNNCNNRGRCVNGKCVCDTGFTGPDCSMNACPNNCNNKGRCVNGKCVCNAGFTGSDCAAKTCPRNCNNKGRCVNGKCVCDAGFTGPDCSTKSCPDNCNNKGRCVNGKCVCDTGFTGPDYCSTKSCPGNCNNRGKCVDGQCVCDAGFTGPDCSAKACPNNCSNKGRCVNGKCVCDVGLTGQDCSTKACPNNCNNKGRCVKGKCVCRRGFADPDCSECEAGFTGADCSTALTGVSRLSTTDITDSSATFFWTPPSVQYDTYHITLTSKKEGDQQITATVGGGLTTYTQTGLAPGQEYVVSVKGEKDGKMGSESTTEFTTLISGPKNLQVVKTSTTSVIVQWEPAQGEIDRYRLSVTLNQMDGSGRGSQETTLPPERDSAQIDDLEPGRVYDIALVAERDGSKSLPATVQAIPVPSSMTLENTAKTVPGIAVETVQGAPGETPVRKKPNKTALYRKNQGRDEDGIPSSSRPDSGLNEDVEKRKEHLPARLRPTRPLLNGKDKPFGRPGSHPHTGKKPSGPGLARFNRTSTDGKKLGPPPLRKPVVRYPVGKDRVKAPHGNVKPTKPINKDRKPALTSTDDGRDGVHSPVQPVRGVPVNGTPTSTLQSKPYLSDPEDLINLLRATETTGPSKDAGSSDKNTTGHTGEKKCVKVTKVLVGHKKIHVNGIPKGKAPGTEKHMNEREVLNKAAEDPSSSSTHHMDAESLGKDTKPSVKDGHRPSSITPVVPATLLNLHEHTTLPDTHREEDGTTTSHSYISTYLPPPPSLPLPTPNPQPAQPESEDPPAETNQLGIDGRPTITPESSKSRHQDTNVSPPPSSLKDRYLLGTESPVLSPWSTKNRQPTRITASVPPPRKRYPSTFPLPPSQPSTFAQDTDPESEPEDRYPVQPVSTSTIKDNRKDMKRPDGEGVKEASEPEKHVKKDTLPHFRRTQPKGTYPRRPNVGPVQNRTRPNLRPPQHPSRGPIHRPFPPRVINRDNGAGSLPNPRQPGKVVRTNGSQTHPSSRIKPNFTLKRKNGTAILKPPKGPTGPKIRPHDEDSRVTPTVHSIVESESKTDTPQERSIAETDDPIDHVGVRNDLLPQTPYSVSLIGEGPGVRSKVHSLVITTGPEPPSNLDFSDVTENSLTVSWKKPKSTVTGFKVTYTHKQEGEPVSEIVDSKGSTLPLSRLAPGSVYEVSVISVLGMDESDPVRGTVQTLPDPPTNLQAINVTDTKALLLWRPALATVDRYVIVYGSDEGKXYPRGVTLTVSGNAAEKQLDALKESTQYTVTIISQLGNLRSTGANAIFTTTSGSAGVGDGPKDLTASQVTPRTAVLSWKPPSSAVTSYKLTYYTEGQEIQEVTLDPTVKEHKLMRLYPRSRYIVQLQAERGGLYTAAISTEFTTGNLRFPFPADCSQELQNGKQQSGIVEVFPAGRGGQSVMVYCDMQTDGGGWTVFQRRKNGKTNFFRPWRDYSRGFGDLDGEFWLGNELLHNLTKLTPMSLRVDLNSGTESVYAKYSSFSVGPQQQHYTLRLSGYSGTAGDSMSYHSGRPFSTRDRDPQPFITRCAMSYRGGWWYKNCHEANLNGLYDTHTNHQGVIWTAWKGKNFSIPFVEMKFRPASFRP from the exons gCGCGGGCTGCACTACTGTGCGTCCAGAAACAGACGACTGCCCAGACGAGTGCAGTGACCAGGGCCGCTGTGTGGatggcaagtgtgtgtgtttcccaggATTCAGTGGTCCAGACTGCAGCATCTCCTCTTGCCCCAGTAACTGCAACAACAAAGGGAAGTGTGTGAACGGACAGTGCGTGTGCGACCCCGGTTATACAGGACCCGACTGTTCCGCCAACGCCTGCCCCAACAACTGCAACAACAGGGGACGGTGTGTGAacggaaagtgtgtgtgcgatACCGGTTTTACTGGTCCAGACTGTTCCATGAACGCCTGTCCCAATAACTGCAACAACAAGGGACGTTGCGTGAACGGAAAGTGCGTGTGCAATGCCGGATTTACTGGGTCGGATTGTGCCGCCAAAACTTGCCCCCGTAATTGTAACAACAAGGGGCGATGTGTGAACGGTAAGTGCGTGTGCGATGCCGGGTTTACCGGGCCGGACTGTTCCACCAAATCTTGCCCTGATAATTGTAACAACAAGGGGCGTTGTGTGAACGGTAAGTGCGTGTGCGATACCGGGTTTACCGGGCCAGACT ACTGCTCGACCAAATCGTGTCCCGGCAACTGCAATAACCGGGGAAAATGTGTGGacggacagtgtgtgtgtgacgccGGGTTTACTGGGCCGGACTGTTCCGCCAAAGCATGTCCCAATAACTGCAGCAATAAAGGACGGTGTGTGAacggaaagtgtgtgtgtgacgtcgGTCTCACGGGACAGGACTGCTCGACAAAAGCCTGCCCAAACAACTGCAACAACAAAGGCAGATGTGTgaagggaaagtgtgtgtgtcgcCGTGGTTTCGCAGATCCAGACTGCAGTGAATGCGAGGCAGGGTTCACTGGGGCAGACTGCAGCACTG CTCTCACAGGCGTGTCTCGCCTCAGCACCACAGACATCACCGACTCCTCCGCCACCTTCTTCTGGACACCACCCTCCGTGCAGTATGACACATACCACATCACCCTCACCAGCAAG AAAGAAGGGGATCAACAAATAACAGCCACCGTTGGAGGCGGACTCACCACCTATACTCAAACGGGATTGGCTCCTGGACAGGAGTACGTGGTGTCAGTCAAGGGGGAGAAGGATGGAAAGATGGGTTCAGAGAGTACTACAGAGTTCACAACCT tgatcTCTGGTCCCAAAAATCTTCAAGTTGTGAAGACAAGTACAACATCTGTCATTGTCCAGTGGGAACCAGCACAGGGGGAGATTGATAGATACCGcctctctgtcacactaaaTCAAATGGATGGCTCTGGCAGGGGAAGTCAGGAGACAACTCTACCTCCTGAGAGGGATTCGGCTCAGATCGACGATTTAGAGCCAGGGCGTGTATACGACATTGCCTtggtggcagagagagatggcagcAAGAGCCTGCCAGCCACAGTGCAGGCAATTCCTG TGCCTTCATCCATGACTTTAGAAAATACAGCAAAGACGGTACCCGGGATTGCCGTGGAAACTGTGCAGGGAGCACCAGGAGAGACGCCGGTGAGAAAAAAGCCGAACAAAACGGCTCTCTACAGAAAAAACCAGGGACGGGATGAGGACGGGATACCGTCGTCGAGCCGTCCAGATTCAGGACTAAATGAAGACGTCGAAAAGCGCAAAGAGCATCTCCCTGCAAGACTGCGTCCGACACGACCTCTGCTTAACGGAAAGGACAAGCCTTTTGGTAGACCAGGAAGTCATCCACACACGGGAAAAAAGCCCAGTGGCCCAGGGCTGGCTCGTTTTAACAGGACGAGCACAGATGGAAAGAAGTTGGGTCCGCCCCCTCTGAGAAAACCAGTAGTGAGGTATCCAGTGGGGAAGGACAGAGTAAAAGCTCCACATGGAAATGTTAAGCCAACCAAGCCCATAAATAAGGACAGAAAACCAGCATTGACCAGCACAGATGATGGGAGAGATGGAGTTCATTCTCCAGTACAACCAGTCAGAGGAGTTCCAGTAAATGGCACGCCGACGTCTACCTTACAGAGCAAACCATATCTCAGTGATCCTGAAGACCTCATAAATTTACTGAGGGCCACAGAGACCACCGGACCCAGCAAAGACGCGGGTTCATCGGACAAAAACACCACCGGTCACACCGGCGAAAAGAAATGTGTAAAAGTCACTAAAGTTTTGGTGggacacaaaaaaatacacgTAAATGGGATTCCAAAGGGGAAAGCACCCGGCACAGAAAAGCACATGAATGAACGCGAGGTCCTGAACAAGGCAGCAGAGGACCCCTCATCCAGCAGTACTCACCACATGGACGCTGAATCACTTGGAAAGGACACTAAACCAAGCGTAAAGGATGGGCATCGTCCATCGAGTATCACTCCAGTAGTTCCTGCTACACTATTAAACCTTCACGAACACACCACCTTACCTGACACTCACAGAGAAGAGGATGGGACAACAACTAGTCACTCTTATATTTCTACCTATCTGCCACCACCTCCTTCACTTCCTCTGCCAACTCCTAATCCACAACCCGCACAGCCGGAGTCAGAAGACCCACCTGCAGAAACCAACCAGTTAGGGATAGATGGACGTCCCACCATAACCCCTGAGTCCTCCAAAAGCAGACATCAAGATACAAATGTgtcccctcctccctcatcaCTAAAAGACAGATATCTACTCGGAACAGAATCCCCTGTATTATCCCCTTGGTCCACTAAAAATAGGCAACCCACGAGAATTACTGCTTCTGTACCACCACCGAGGAAGAGGTACCCAAGTACCTTTCCTTTGCCACCTTCCCAACCCTCCACCTTTGCACAAGACACAGATCCAGAGTCGGAACCAGAGGACCGATACCCGGTTCAACCTGTCTCCACTTCAACCATTAAAGATAACAGAAAAGATATGAAAAGGCCAGACGGAGAGGGTGTTAAAGAGGCATCTGAACCTGAAAAGCATGTGAAAAAGGACACCTTACCCCACTTCCGTCGCACACAACCAAAGGGAACATATCCTCGCCGCCCAAATGTGGGACCGGTCCAAAATAGAACACGGCCAAATCTGAGGCCTCCTCAGCACCCATCCAGAGGTCCGATACACAGACCTTTCCCTCCCAGAGTCATAAACAGAGACAATGGCGCTGGTAGCCTGCCCAATCCCAGGCAGCCAGGAAAAGTGGTGCGTACCAATGGCAGTCAGACGCACCCAAGCTCAAGAATCAAGCCCAATTTTAcactaaaaaggaaaaatgggaCAGCCATTTTAAAACCACCAAAAGGTCCGACAGGTCCAAAAATTAGACCACACGATGAAGACAGTAGAGTCACTCCAACTGTTCACTCAATAGTCGAAAGTGAGAGCAAAACCGATACACCACAAGAAAGGAGCATTGCAGAAACAGATGACCCGATAGATCACGTCGGCGTCCGAAAC GATCTCCTTCCACAGACCCCGTATTCCGTGTCCCTTATTGGTGAGGGTCCCGGAGTACGCTCCAAAGTTCACAGTCTCGTCATAACCACAG GTCCTGAGCCTCCCTCCAACCTTGACTTCAGTGATGTGACTGAAAATTCACTCACTGTGTCCTGGAAAAAGCCAAAGAGTACCGTCACAGGATTTAAAGTCACCTACACTCACAAACAAGAAG GAGAGCCAGTCTCCGAAATAGTGGATTCGAAGGGTTCCACACTTCCTCTATCCAGACTTGCGCCTGGGTCTGTCTATGAGGTCAGTGTGATATCTGTACTTGGAATGGATGAGAGCGATCCAGTCAGAGGCACTGTCCAGACGC TCCCTGACCCCCCAACCAACCTACAAGCCATTAACGTCACTGACACCAAGGccctgttgctatggagacctGCCCTGGCAACCGTGGACCGCTATGTCATTGTCTATGGCTCGGACGAAGGTAAGTAATATCCCAGAGGA GTGACTCTGACCGTGTCAGGTAATGCAGCTGAGAAGCAGCTGGACGCCTTGAAGGAATCCACGCAGTACACCGTCACCATCATCAGTCAGCTCGGAAACCTCCGAAGCACCGGAGCCAACGCCATCTTCACCACCACCAGCG GGTCTGCAGGGGTAGGGGACGGTCCCAAGGATCTGACCGCCAGTCAGGTGACGCCGCGTACGGCcgtgttgtcatggaaaccacCATCTTCAGCTGTGACAAGCTACAAGCTGACCTATTACACAGAGGGCCAGGAGATTCAG GAAGTGACCCTTGACCCCACCGTGAAAGAGCACAAGTTAATGCGGCTGTATCCCAGGTCCAGATACATAGTGCAgttgcaggcagagagaggaggcctGTACACAGCGGCCATATCCACAGAGTTCACCACAG GGAATCTGCGGTTTCCCTTCCCGGCCGACTGCTCCCAGGAGCTGCAGAATGGGAAGCAGCAGTCTGGCATAGTGGAGGTCTTCCCGGCAGGGAGAGGCGGCCAGTCGGTGATGGTGTACTGTGACATGCAGACGGACGGAGGGGGGTGGACA GTCTTCCAGAGAAGGAAGAATGGGAAAACAAATTTCTTCAGGCCCTGGCGTGATTACAGCCGTGGATTTGGAGACCTGGATGGAGAATTCTGGCTCG GTAATGAGCTGCTTCACAACCTGACTAAACTGACACCTATGAGCCTGCGTGTGGACCTGAATTCAGGGACGGAGTCAGTGTATGCTAAGTACTCTTCCTTTTCAGTGGGTCCTCAGCAGCAGCATTACACTCTCAGACTGTCTGGCTATTCTGGAACAGCTG GCGACTCTATGTCATATCACAGCGGCCGCCCGTTCTCCACTCGTGACAGAGACCCTCAGCCTTTCATCACCCGCTGTGCCATGTCCTACAGGGGCGGCTGGTGGTACAAGAACTGCCATGAAGCCAACCTCAACGGCCTCTATGATACTCACACCAACCACCAG ggtgTGATCTGGACAGCATGGAAAGGAAAAAATTTCTCGATCCCTTTCGTCGAGATGAAATTCAGGCCAGCATCTTTCAGACCTTAA